The following coding sequences lie in one Maribacter forsetii DSM 18668 genomic window:
- a CDS encoding thiamine pyrophosphate-dependent enzyme — MSKNVSEQLLDILQSVGVDKVYGVTGDALNFFVKAIEERDTVDWIGMKHEGNASFAAFGHSQTSNNLSVCAGTVGPGALHLINGLYNAKKERTPVIAITGQINQKQQGTNFFQEVDLKKVFDDVCDYQAVIETPEQAPMVIQRAIKIAMANNAVCRIELPANVAEMKAKNEQFIHPIKKYTSRLVPDDTSILEAAKLLNGAKTVGILAGDGCRESRSAVLELAKKLQAPITHSLRASDIFDHDTDNVVGLTGLIGNPSGYNAVMNCDLLLMLGTDFPYIDFLPHQTKTIQVDIRQENIGNRTSVSLGVWSDISSFLELLNPKVDQKSDTAFLDKLRGNFIDWRANMKKQASPTRDHEPLHPQIFADLVNEHAANDAIFTVETGTSAIWAAHHISFHSQRRVIGSFNHGSMAVGLPSAIGAQFANKNKEIWAFCGDGAFNMSMQDFITAVKYELPIKVLIFNNSELSFVKLEMEEAGLAASLDALHETNVNFAEYAKLCGGDGVRVEHAEDIDAAIIQAKASKKPFIIDAVVNSGALSLPPHIGIKEAIGFGTSKVKEVGQIISGDKGQWENLKKELYSYFD; from the coding sequence ATGAGTAAAAATGTATCAGAACAACTACTAGATATTTTACAAAGTGTTGGAGTAGACAAAGTATATGGAGTAACGGGTGATGCCTTAAACTTTTTTGTTAAAGCAATAGAAGAACGAGACACTGTTGATTGGATCGGTATGAAACACGAGGGCAATGCTTCTTTTGCCGCCTTTGGGCATAGTCAAACCAGTAACAATTTATCGGTCTGTGCAGGTACCGTTGGTCCTGGAGCTTTACACTTGATTAATGGATTATACAATGCTAAAAAAGAACGCACGCCTGTAATTGCCATTACAGGTCAAATTAATCAGAAACAACAGGGTACCAACTTTTTTCAAGAAGTAGATTTAAAAAAGGTATTTGATGATGTTTGTGATTATCAGGCGGTTATAGAAACACCAGAACAGGCACCCATGGTTATACAACGAGCCATTAAAATTGCCATGGCTAATAATGCTGTTTGTAGAATAGAGTTACCTGCAAACGTTGCAGAAATGAAGGCAAAAAATGAACAGTTTATTCATCCAATTAAAAAATACACATCTCGTTTAGTACCTGATGACACCAGCATTTTAGAAGCTGCTAAATTATTAAATGGAGCGAAAACAGTTGGTATTTTAGCAGGTGACGGTTGTCGTGAGAGTCGTAGTGCAGTATTGGAGTTGGCTAAAAAACTACAAGCACCTATAACCCATAGTTTACGTGCTAGCGATATTTTTGATCATGATACTGATAATGTTGTAGGGCTTACTGGCTTAATAGGAAATCCTTCAGGTTATAATGCCGTTATGAATTGTGATTTATTACTGATGCTAGGTACTGATTTTCCATATATAGACTTTCTTCCACATCAAACAAAAACGATACAGGTAGATATTAGACAAGAAAATATAGGAAATAGAACCTCAGTATCACTAGGTGTATGGAGCGATATATCATCATTTTTAGAATTGTTGAATCCGAAAGTTGATCAGAAAAGCGATACAGCGTTTTTAGATAAATTAAGAGGTAATTTTATAGATTGGAGAGCGAATATGAAAAAACAAGCCTCTCCTACCCGTGATCATGAACCATTGCATCCACAAATATTTGCAGACTTGGTAAACGAGCATGCAGCAAACGATGCCATTTTCACCGTAGAAACTGGTACCTCTGCTATATGGGCGGCACACCATATATCTTTTCATAGTCAAAGAAGAGTTATTGGTTCTTTTAATCATGGTTCTATGGCTGTAGGGTTACCTTCTGCCATTGGCGCTCAATTTGCAAATAAGAATAAAGAAATATGGGCATTTTGTGGAGACGGAGCCTTTAATATGTCTATGCAAGATTTTATAACAGCTGTTAAATATGAACTGCCAATTAAAGTCTTGATATTCAATAATTCAGAACTAAGCTTTGTTAAGTTAGAAATGGAAGAAGCAGGTTTGGCAGCAAGCCTAGACGCTTTACATGAAACCAATGTCAATTTTGCTGAATATGCTAAACTTTGTGGTGGTGATGGTGTTAGGGTCGAGCATGCAGAAGATATCGATGCAGCCATTATACAAGCTAAAGCAAGTAAAAAACCATTTATTATTGATGCTGTAGTTAATAGTGGAGCATTGTCCTTACCGCCTCATATTGGCATTAAAGAAGCTATTGGCTTTGGTACCTCTAAAGTAAAAGAAGTAGGTCAAATAATTAGTGGAGATAAGGGACAATGGGAAAACTTAAAAAAAGAGTTGTATTCTTATTTTGATTAA